The genome window CTGAGGGATTGAAAAAGGGATTGGAACCTGCAATCACGAGCTGGCCCTGGCCTGCGGAGGGCGAGGGCCAGGCCCCTACTCGTATTCAATCCCCATCTTCTGCATCATCTTGCGCTGGAAGGTGTTGAGCAAAGAGATGCTCTGCTGCTGCTCGTTGAGCCGCGCCTCCAGCACACTGAGCCGCTGCTCGAAGCCGGCCATCCGGTTCTCGAAGCCGGCCATCCGGTTCTCAAACGTATTCATACGGATCTCCACCGCGTTGAGGCGGTGGCCCTGATCCCGCACCTCGGCGACCAACTGCTGCAACAGGCCGATGATATCCGTGAGCTGCCCGCTCACCTTCGTCTCAAAGGCGGCAAAGCGCTGCTCCAGTGATCCGTTCTCCATCAGGCTCTCCTCATACGAAGGTGCATGGCTGCGTCTGAATACCCTGGCCTTTACCATACCATCCCGAGCCACCGCCGTCAACCCTTCCCAAGGCAAGGTGCTCCCTCTTGCTGCCGCTGGTGCCGCTGTTGCCGTTCGCTTCGAGCATCCCGGCACCCGGCTTCCCACGCAGCGATGCTCGAAGGGCTTCGTAAGCCACCGCAGGACCACAGGGGCTGGCATCATAGGCAGGCGTGCGCCGGCAGCAGGGTCGGAACGCCGCTCTTCCTGCACGCCGGCGCTCACCACTGCTTCTCTTAAGGTCGATTGACAAACGGAAATTTGAAGAGGAGAGCAGATCGAGGAGAGAGAGCGATTTCCTGAATCATAAGGATTGATTCATGATCTCGTATCTCTTCTCGCACACTTAGGATAGCGGTTGGGGAAGATTCAGGCAAAGAGAGCAAATCACGCTCTCCTTCGGTGGGGAGGCGCGCACAAACCTCCTCGGAACTGATCAACTCCTTGGAAAAACGGGGATCAGACCAGAGGGGATCGAATCTGGCATCTCTCTGCATTCGATCGAGATCCTCCTTGGAGAGAGGGAAAAGGTAATATCGATGGGTGAGCTGTATTGGCTTTTCTTTTCCCTCTACTATTTCTCCAGAGAGAAGCATCCGGTAGATTACCTCTCGTTGGTGATCTACTAACTTTGCAAGGTGGTCTGGAAGCAAGCGGGTTCGGATTGATCCGATATTCCGCACAAATCCCTCTCCCCCCCTGATACGGAGATGGGCTGGGGGGAGATATGATGTCATTTCCGTAGGAATGATTCGGACATAATAGCCAGTGCCTCTTTTCTCGATAAGCCCTTTGCCCTCGAGGAGGGCAAGAGCGTTCTTAATCGTGTTGAGAGATACTTCTCTTTTTTGGGCAAGCTCGCTTGCAGCGGGCAGACCTCCTTCCCATCCATATTTGCCGGCCAGAATTTCCTTCTCTATTTCCGTGGCGATGGCGAGGCGTTTCTCTATCATAGTTATCTCCTTTTCTAGAGGTCTCAGAGAATCATATCATCTGAGATTGATAAAAGGCAAGGGTTTCGGTCCAAGAGATGTAAAAATTTTTGTCCCAATCCTATTGACAAAAAATAAGACCTCATAGTATGATTATATCAATCACAGGCTGCCCTGAGGAAGAATCCTTGACAACCGAATACGGATCGTCCCCGGCCAGGGGCCGGCGTCCGCGGCCAGAGGGAAAGGGAGGAGGAGGCAGCCCGCGAGAGAGGCCGCTGCGGGCGGGCCGCTGCTCTCGCCCTCGATCTGCTGATCGAGAAGAGGGAGAGGGTGGCGCTGCAGCGGAGGCGTTCGGCCAGCAGTCCTGGCGTTCATTCCCCCAATCCATTCCTCTTATATTCCTCTCTTTTCCTTTAAAGGAGGGCTTATATGTCCGTCCCTTTGCTTATCCCTGCCCGCCGGCGGCAGGTGCGCCGGCGCACGCCCTACTACGATGAAATCGTCTCCCGCGCCCGCCGCACGCTCTGCGGGCGGGTCGTTGAAATCCCCGAGGATCTCTTGTTTCCCCATCGTCGACGCTTCCCGCCCGATCCGCGGCGGCCAGGGGCGCGCGGCGTGGTGGCCTGGGTCGACGAGAGCGGCAGCGTGTGCGTGCTCATCGATGGCGAGAATGGCGAGCGGCGGTATTTTGGCGTGACCATGCTGCTGGAGCGGGCGCGGATCGTCTCGTAGTGCGGTTTCCTCCCTTGCGGATCAGAAAGGAACTGGCCTTCGATCATGGGGCGATCGTTGAGACTGC of Thermogemmatispora onikobensis contains these proteins:
- a CDS encoding GntR family transcriptional regulator, which encodes MIEKRLAIATEIEKEILAGKYGWEGGLPAASELAQKREVSLNTIKNALALLEGKGLIEKRGTGYYVRIIPTEMTSYLPPAHLRIRGGEGFVRNIGSIRTRLLPDHLAKLVDHQREVIYRMLLSGEIVEGKEKPIQLTHRYYLFPLSKEDLDRMQRDARFDPLWSDPRFSKELISSEEVCARLPTEGERDLLSLPESSPTAILSVREEIRDHESILMIQEIALSPRSALLFKFPFVNRP